The segment CCCGACTGCAGAAGACGCCTTGGTTCGGGCCGCGTGCAATGCGCGGCCGTCCGCCATTGGTTGGTAGCGGCCAACCACCAAGCCTGCTGGGTGTGATGCCCGGCGCGCCAGTCGCCAAAGACCTCTCAAGCCCGTGGAGCAGATCTAATGGCCTATACCTATACCGAACGCAAGCGGATTCGCAAGAGTTTCGGCAGCCGCGACAGCGTGCTCGAAATCCCCTACCTGCTGCAGATGCAGAAGGATGCCTACACGGCCTTCCTGCAGGCGGACCTTGCGCCCACCAAACGTACTCCCGAGGGCCTGCAGGCCGCTTTTGAAGCCGCCTTCCCCATCGTCTCGCACAACGGTTTTGTGGAGATGAAGTTCCTGGAATACAACCTGGCCAAGCCCGCCTTCGATGTGCGCGAATGCCAGACGCGCGGCCTGACCTTCGCGTCCGCCGTGCGCGCACGCGTTCAGCTCATCATCTACGATCGTGAGTCCTCGACGCCGCAGAACAAGGTGGTCAAGGAAGTGAAGGAGCAGGAAGTCTATATGGGCGAAGTGCCGCTCATGACGACCAAGGGTTCCTTCATCATCAACGGTACCGAGCGCGTCATCGTGTCGCAGCTGCACCGTTCGCCGGGTGTGTTCTTCGAACACGACAAGGGCAAGACCCACAGCTCGGGCAAGCTGCTGTTCTCCGCTCGCATCATCCCCTACCGCGGTTCCTGGCTGGACTTCGAGTTCGACCCGAAGGACATCCTGTACTTCCGCGTCGACCGCCGTCGCAAGATGCCGGTCACCATCCTGCTCAAGGCCATCGGCCTGAACCCCGAGTCCATCCTGGCGAACTTCTTCGTCAACGACAACTTCCGCCTGATGGACAGCGGCGCGCAGATGGAATTCGTGGCCGAGCGTCTGCGTGGTGAAGTCGCCCGCTTCGACATCACCGACAAGAGCGGCAAGGTCATCGTCGCCAAGGACAAGCGCATCACCGCGCGTCACACCCGCGATCTGGAGCAGTCCGCCACCACCCACATCAGCGTGCCGGAAGACTTTCTGGTCGGCCGTGTGGTGGCCCGCAACATCGTCGATCCGGACACCGGCGAAATCATCGCCAAGGCCAATGACGAGCTGACCGACGCGCTGCTCAAGAAGCTGCGCAGCGCCGGCGTGCAGGACCTGCAGTGCATCTACACCAACGAACTCGACCAGGGCGCCTACATCTCGCAGACCCTGCGCGTGGATGAGACCACCGACGAGTTCGCCGCCCGCGTGGCCATCTACCGCATGATGCGCCCCGGCGAGCCGCCGACTGAAGACGCGGTGCAGGCCCTGTTCCAGCGTCTGTTCTACAACCCGGACACCTACGACCTGTCGCGCGTGGGCCGCATGAAGTTCAACGCCAAGATGGGTCGCAACGACCCGAATGGCCCCATGGTGCTGACCAATGAGGACATCCTCGCCGTGGTCAAGATCCTGGTGGACCTGCGCAACGGCCGTGGTGAAGTGGACGACATCGACCACCTGGGCAACCGCCGCGTGCGTTGCGTCGGCGAACTCGCCGAGAACCAGTACCGCGCCGGTCTGGCCCGTATCGAGAAGGCTGTGAAGGAGCGTCTGGGCCAGGCGGAGCAGGAACCCCTGATGCCGCACGACCTGATCAACTCCAAGCCGATCTCCGCGGCCCTCAAGGAGTTCTTCGGTGCCTCGCAGCTCTCGCAGTTCATGGACCAGACCAACCCGCTGGCCGAGATCACCCACAAGCGCCGTGTCTCGGCTCTTGGCCCGGGCGGTCTGACGCGCGAGCGTGCCGGCTTCGAAGTGCGCGACGTGCACGTCACGCATTACGGCCGTGTCTGCCCGATCGAGACGCCGGAAGGCCCGAACATCGGCCTGATCAACTCGCTGGCCCTGTACGCCCGCCTGAACGAATACGGTTTCATCGAGACCCCGTACCGTCGTGTGGTGGACGGCAAGGTGACGATGCAGATCGACTACCTGTCCGCCATCGAGGAAGGCAAGTACGTCATCGCCCAGGCCAACGCCACGCTGGATAAGGACGGCCGCCTGACCGACGAGCTGGTCTCGGCCCGTGAAACCGGCGAGTCCATCCTGTGCGGCGCCGAGCGCATCCAGTACATGGACGTGTCCCCGGCACAGATCGTCTCCGTGGCCGCTTCGCTGGTGCCCTTCCTGGAGCATGACGACGCCAACCGCGCGCTGATGGGCGCCAACATGTCGCGCCAGGCCGTGCCCGTACTGCGTCCGGAAAAGCCGCTGGTCGGCACCGGCATCGAGCGTGTGGCTGCCGTGGACTCCGGCACCGTGGTGACGGCC is part of the Rhodoferax sp. BAB1 genome and harbors:
- the rpoB gene encoding DNA-directed RNA polymerase subunit beta; amino-acid sequence: MAYTYTERKRIRKSFGSRDSVLEIPYLLQMQKDAYTAFLQADLAPTKRTPEGLQAAFEAAFPIVSHNGFVEMKFLEYNLAKPAFDVRECQTRGLTFASAVRARVQLIIYDRESSTPQNKVVKEVKEQEVYMGEVPLMTTKGSFIINGTERVIVSQLHRSPGVFFEHDKGKTHSSGKLLFSARIIPYRGSWLDFEFDPKDILYFRVDRRRKMPVTILLKAIGLNPESILANFFVNDNFRLMDSGAQMEFVAERLRGEVARFDITDKSGKVIVAKDKRITARHTRDLEQSATTHISVPEDFLVGRVVARNIVDPDTGEIIAKANDELTDALLKKLRSAGVQDLQCIYTNELDQGAYISQTLRVDETTDEFAARVAIYRMMRPGEPPTEDAVQALFQRLFYNPDTYDLSRVGRMKFNAKMGRNDPNGPMVLTNEDILAVVKILVDLRNGRGEVDDIDHLGNRRVRCVGELAENQYRAGLARIEKAVKERLGQAEQEPLMPHDLINSKPISAALKEFFGASQLSQFMDQTNPLAEITHKRRVSALGPGGLTRERAGFEVRDVHVTHYGRVCPIETPEGPNIGLINSLALYARLNEYGFIETPYRRVVDGKVTMQIDYLSAIEEGKYVIAQANATLDKDGRLTDELVSARETGESILCGAERIQYMDVSPAQIVSVAASLVPFLEHDDANRALMGANMSRQAVPVLRPEKPLVGTGIERVAAVDSGTVVTANRGGVVDYVDATRIVVRVNDAEALAGEVGVDIYNLIKYQRSNQNTNIHQRPIVKKGDKLAKGDVIADGASTDLGEIAIGQNMLIAFMPWNGYNFEDSILISERVVAEDRYTSIHIEELVVMARDTKLGAEEITRDIPNLSEQQLNRLDESGIIYVGAEVMPGDTLVGKVTPKGETTLTPEEKLLRAIFGEKASDVKDTSLRVDQGSQGTVIDVQVFTREGITRDKRAQQIIDDELKRYRLDLNDQLRIVEADAFDRIEKLLNGKVANGGPQKLAKGTKIDKAYLASVEKFHWFDIRPADDEVASQLESIKNSIEQQRHSFDLAFEEKRKKLTQGDELPAGVLKMVKVYLAVKRRLQPGDKMAGRHGNKGVVSKIVPIEDMPHMADGTPCDIVLNPLGVPSRMNVGQVLEVHLGWAAKGIGHRIGDMLQAEAKAAELRAYMDKLYNSSGRKEDLSKLTDAQVVEMATNLSNGVTFATPVFDGASEDEIREMLKLAYPEHVAKAKGLTATRTQAQLYDGRTGDAFERTTTVGYMHFLKLHHLVDDKMHARSTGPYSLVTQQPLGGKAQFGGQRFGEMEVWALEAYGAAYTLQEMLTVKSDDVQGRTKVYENIVKGEHAIEAGMPESFNVLVKEIRSLGLDIELERS